From the Hordeum vulgare subsp. vulgare chromosome 1H, MorexV3_pseudomolecules_assembly, whole genome shotgun sequence genome, the window tagcaatttcctgaattagttttaaactggaaattccatttattgcatcaggctgacgtcagcaggtcagccgacctgttcaggtcaaacctgacaggggggccccactggtcagcctctctgggattaatcccgcgctgaccagcccctaattggggtttgaccaggcgtggggccctgtgtcagcgactgaggggagggcgattacgccctaatggtcggccacgtcgacgcccaccggagggtggtcgccggcgaccagacccgcggcggagggctcgccggagacgacctagacggcgctgcacagcaccaaaacgcacgcggttggcagctacagcatgctcgcgaagtggccgatctggcaggaccaactgggaaggctagggtcgccggaaaaggcgtcggcgacgagccggagcggcggccgaagctcgggcgtcctcggggtctttgaaatagggggatctacgctcggttcttagctgctacggcatctacgcatcgttctggagctgctggtgctcttggaaggacgagctgatcattggagggctaccggcgacgagcggcagcggcgatcctcgtcgggctccggtgaaactagggctagaggaggggatcgacgggaaaaacttaggggaaacgaccgcatgctcacagggagtgtagagcagagctcagacggctcggggaaggcctgggggcgacgaatcgacgggagaggtccggcgaccggaggaggaagacgacggcgttgcgggcgttgcagggctcgaggaggcttcggcttctgcagagacgaccagggcgacgaggcggagctaatggcgtgctctgggaggggatcctatggccaggggcacggccagctcgagctcgagctcggctctaatggcggcagcagggagaaggaggggatccgggaggaggggaagaaccgaggcggggaatggataggggaagctctggggagcttatccccgtcgtcgccagcgcgaaccggcggccaggcaggcacgcaggtgcgtggccgcgccggagggggcggcggccacctcctgctgcctactggcgcgagggaggggacgagcggggagatgggccgggcctggcttgggcgacaggtaagtcttttttccatttcctctgtttttgtttttctgttttgctatttattgctttgctaattatttcagctccaaaacaaaaagtaaaaactattttagacctcctgaaatatttgttataatatccccactcatttccaaggttttcaacatttttggaaaattatagtttctgatttcaatttttaaatttgaaaccagtggcttttgcatttatttaaaatgcttaaagtgtcaagaaaatagttttctccaatgctcctttactttcatgatttatcagaaagtttgaacatttcttgaggccattttgggttcattgatttgaactagttgaactttcctttaattgaaatggtggctagggttttgagtttttcctttgccactttgttgtttttgttgaaacttcttagatgcaaatgcaaagaagacatgagcacaattctatcttggttaagggttagggatgtgacacctctGGAGTAGTATGCTCTAATGCATGCGTTAACTTTCCTGGCCTTTTAGATACTGTCGGTGAGTCATGGCTAGTTTCTAGGGACATGTTGGAAGTAATGTTCTGTTGGGAAGGTAAGGAAGTTAGCTGTGTGAAGGCAGGTCACTGGGAATATATAGTAATTAAAGTTTAACATATAAATTGTGGAGATGCAAAATAGCTAATATCATCGGCATGTTTTTCATATGATTATTGTTTGAGCACTTTTAGTCCGATGTCATTCTTTCGCATTTACGTTGGCTGAATTTAGTATCTACTGTCCAGTTATTTCAGTTCAGTCTTCAGTGTCATCAGATTTAGGTTCTATTGGTAGCCATAGAAAATGAATAGTTTTTTGAGAAAACGCAAAAGCCTTTGCGTTTCATTGCATTGAAAAATAGGGGGGAACATCCTCCTAAGAGGCTAGTACAACGGTGTTACAAATGGATCAATGAACGTCCCAGGAGGATGGCAGGGTGACCCTAAGACCTTTGGCCCCTGCCTTAGCCCAACTCCTGGACTCATCCTTGATCGCATCAGCGAGCTCAACTAGCGATGGGGGTACATGGTAAAAAACACACGCATTCCTATGCTTCCAGATCACCCAAGGCACAAGGAGTGCTACCGAGGCCAGCGCTTTGTGGAGCGGGGGTGGCGTGGCATCGCAAGCCCGCAGCCACCAGTCCTGGAGCGTGGCGTCCTGGTCAGGCACCGGAGTCGGGAGGCGCAGCCAGGACATGATCCCGTGCCAGGTCTGCTTCGCGAATGGGCAAGTGAGTAGCAGGTGCTGTATCGTCTCCGGTTCTTGGTCGCAAAGGAGGCACCGAGGGTGGTGTGTGAGGCCATGGCGGGCAAGGCGCTCAGCAGTCTAGCAGCGGTCCTGATTGGCGAGCCAGTGGAAGAACTTGACCTTCGACGGGGCCCAACCCTTCCAGATCAGCTTCCACGACCGGCAAGTGATAGATCCGTGGAAGGTGGCTTGGTAACAAGACCTGGCTGTGTAGCTGCCGCTGGTTGTTCACTTCCAGGATAGCTTGTCCGGTTCTGAGGAGAGGGTGGTGCGGGACACTAGCAACCATATTTGGAGGTACCGCCCAATCTCCTGTAGGCCAAGGGTGCCGTGGATATCCCCCGCCCAAGCATTGCTGGCAATGCCCTCCGCCACCGTCCGAGATTTCCTGCAATTTTTGGGGATGCACATGTACAGCGAGGGCGCGTGCTCGCGGATGGAGAGGCCGAGGAGCCAACGGTCCTCCCAGAAAAGTGATGTCGTTCCGTCTCCAAGCTGCATGGTGGTCGAGGCGTGGAAAAGGCCGTGCTCATCGGGGGTGAACTGTAGGTCCAGACCATGCCAGGCGCGGCTAGTGTCCATCCGCGATAGCCATAACCATCTGAGCCTAAGGGCGAGCCCCGTGCGCTCGAGGTCGCGGACTCCCAGGCCGCCGTACTCAATCGGCCGGCATACCCGGCGCCAGTTCACGTGACAGTGCCCACCGTGGGCGGCCTTGCGTCCGGCCCAGAGGAACCCACGCTGAATCTTCTCAAGCTGCTTCAGGGTTTTCTTCGGAGGTGCGAGGGCGAGCATTTGGTGGATGGGGATGGCGCTGAGCACAGACTTGACGAGCGCTAGCCGCCCGGCCTTGTTCATGAGCCACGCCTTCCACGATGGGAGGCGGCCGGCCACCTTGTCATCTAGTGGTTGCATCTGGGCCGCGGAGGGGCGGCGCGTGGAGAGGGGGATGCCCAGATATGTGATGGGCAGGTCCGCCGTCTGGCAGCCAAGAATCTCCAGCGATTCGGCGGTCGACTCATCTCCATGTAATGCCGTAGCAGAGCTCTTGCCGTAGTTCACGTGCAGGCCAGAGGCGGAACCGAAGACCCCTAAGATGCCCTTCACAGCGAGGACCTCGTCGGTCGAGGCGTGACAGAACAACATCACATCATCGGCGTATAGCGAGATAGCCGGGATGTTGCGTCGAGGGTGGAGGCTCCGGAGAATGCCGGTCCGGAGCGCCCGTTGCATGAGGCGGCTGAGCGTGTCAACGGCCAGGACGAATAGCTGTGGAGATGTCGAGTCACCCTGTCGTAACCCACGGCGGTGCCAGATCGGGGGTCCCGACACTCCATTGAGCAGGACGCGGGTGCTGGCCGATGAGAGGAGGATGGCCAGCCACTCCCGAAACCTCACTCCGAACCCATATTGGCGCAAGATCTCGAAGAGGAAGGGCCAGGATATGGAGTCGAAGGCCCGGGTAAGGTCGAGCTTGAGCATGATCCTCGGCGCACCCAGTTGGTGCAGAAGCTTGAGGGATTGCCGGACTAGGATGAAGTTGTCGTGGAGAGTGCGTCCGGCGATGAATGCATTCTGGTAGCGGCTCACCAGGCTGTCGAGCATCGGGGCCAAGCGCAAGGAGAGGACCTTTGTGAAGAGCTTAGCCACAATATGTATCAGACAGATCGGCCGATAGTCGCTAAGTCTGTGGGCATCGACGCGCTTTGGCAGTAAGGTAAGCAGTGCTTGGTTGAGCTTGTGGAATCCGCGCCCCCTCAGCGCATATAGCTGCTCAAAGACAAGTACATCCTGCTTAATGGTGCCCTAGCATGCGCGCAAGAACTCCACGGTGAAGCCGTCCGGCCCCGGCGCCTTGTGCGCCGGCATGCGCCTCACAGCCTCCCAAATCTCCTCAGGGCTGAATGGTGCCTCGAGgctcgtcaggtcagccggcgCGATGAGGTGCTCGAGGTCCAATGTGTGGGCACGGTCGGGCGCTGTGCCTAACAACCCGTTGAAGTGAGCAAAGGCCGCCTGGGCCATCTCCTCATGCTCGCTGAGCATCTGCCCATCGACAAGCAGGCTGTACACTCTGTTCTTCTGCTGACGATATGTGCATTGCCTGTGGAAGAAGCTCGTGTTCGCGTTGCCGTCCGAGAGGGAGGAAAGGCGAGCACGCTGCCGGGCGATCGTGCGCTCAAGCGAGGGCAAGCCAAGATAGGACACCTTGATCTGCTTGCGCTGCCAGtcttccggggggggggggtgagcatGCGTATCTCCATCGTCTGGTCGAAGCGCAGGATTAACTCGCGGGAGATGGCGAGCTTGTCCCTGATGTTGCCCGTGGACTTGACGCTCCAGCTCGTGAGAGCGCGGCCCGTGGCCTGCAGGCGCCTGACCAGCCGCCTGAAAGGGTATGGGTCAGACACCGAGccccaggccgcggccaccatgtCGTGGAAGCCGTCGAGACGCATCCAAAACTCCTCGAAGTGGAAGCGTTTGTGATCCGAGGGCATGGGCGGGCAGTCCAGAAGCAGAGGACAGTGGTCAGATACGACGGATGCTAGGCAGCGGAGGTGGCACTCGCCATGGCTGTCCTCCCAGTCTGCGGTGCAGAGCACCCGGTCAAGGCGCACAAGCGTAGGAGGGGATTGCTCGTTGGACCACGTGAAGCGACGCCCATTGAGACAAACCTCCTTCAGAGCTAGGTCGTTGATGACGCGGCGGAACCTGCCCATCATGCGGTGGTTCACGTTGCCCAAGCTTTTGTCCGAGGCACGACATATCAAGTTGAAGTGCCCGCACAACATCCATGGGCCTGGGCTGGTGGCGCGAATGTCGCGCAGCTCCTGCAGGAACAATAGCTTGTCCTGGTCACTTTGGGGTCCGTAGACCGTGGTGAGCCACCAGGGGTTGCCATTGGGCGCGCGCACCTTCGTAGTCACCGTGTGCTGCGTGAACAGGAGGTCAGAAAGCGTGACAGCCCTGGTTTTCCAGGCGAGGAGGATGCCACCTCGCGTGTCATCGGCCGGGAGGTATGTGGACCCATCAAATTCGGACCCCAGCATTTCCAGCACAACAGACGACGAGATCAAAGCCATCTTAGTTTCTTGGAGACATACAATGGACGGGCGGGTGGTACAGAGAAGCGATCGGATAGCGCAGCGCCTAGCGCGCGAGTTAAGGCCTCTAACATTCCACACAACAATCTGCAAGCCGTGATTCATGAGCAAGGGGTCGACGTGTGACGAGCGGCACCGCTAACTCGCGCAGGCGGCAGCATCGCTGGGCACAACAGTAAGACATGCTGGGACTTCATCTCGGCATGCCAAGGGCCGCAATAGCCTGCAGGACCGATAGTTGGAGCGGCGTGGCGAACAGGTCGTCGTAGGTCTTCATCTCGGCATGCCAATGCCACTCCTATTCCCAATGTATTGGGCCTTTGTCATGGATAGTGACATAACATCTAATATTATCAGCTAATGGACTGAGTGATATGGTACTCCCACTACATTTCTAAAACAGAGAGAAAGGACTGATTCTGATGTGCACGTGAGGTATTTTTCAGTTTAGTAGGATTCTGGATAGAGTTTTACTTGACAGATGTGTAACTTTTTGTGTTTCCCAGTTGGAAAAATGCACTACTATGTGTAGCTTGCTTCTCACATACTGAAATTCAACAGTTTGAACCTACCAAGTGATTTGCAACTTTTTCTTATATACTATAGTTATGTTCTATAGAATTTCGATGTGTCCCAATATGTCACTCTAACCTAGACAAACTACTTTTCAGATTGACATTATTGGAGTAAGTTGCTATTCTTCGAAGGACCTCTGGTCTTGGACAAATGAGGGGGTTGTCCTCCATGGTGAGGAAAATAATGTGTTGCATGACCTCCACAAATCCAATGTCCTCGAGAGGCCCAAGGTGATCTACAACGACAGGACCGGCAAATACGTGATGTGGATGCACATAGACGATTCGAACTACACCAAATCGTCGATCGGCGTGGCgacgagtgcttctcccacaggACCATTCACTTACCTCTACAGCAAGCGCCCACACAACTGCGAAAGCAGAGACATGACCATATTCAAGGATGATGACGGGAAGGCCTACCTGATCTACTCATCCAAGGGCAACAGCGAGCTCCACATTGCCCGGTTAACCGACGACTACCTCGACGTGACCGACAACATGCAAAGGATCCTCGTCGCGAAGTATCGAGAAGCCCCCGCGCTCTTCAAGTTCGGCCGCACTTACTACATGATAACCTCGGGTTGCACCGGCTGGGCACCGAACACTGCAAAGGCTCATGCCGCGACATCGATCATGGGGCCTTGGGAGACGCTCGGCAATCCTTTCGTGGGAGGCAACGAGATATACAGATCGACAACGTTCTTCTCCCAGGGTACATTCGTGTTGCCGGTTGCGGGGTTGCCGGGTCTGTTCATCTTCATGGCTGACCGGTGGAAGCCGTCCGATCTGAGGGATTCGAGGTACGTGTGGCTGCCTTTGACGGTAGGCGGACGGCCTGATGAGGCTGCGGATTACAGCTACATGTTCCCGCGCTGGTCCAAGGTGTCGATTTACTGGCACAAAATGTGGCGCCTTCCTGAGCTAAGTTACCGAGCGACTTAgccgtgcatgcatgcatatctGCTCTCCATTGCAGATCAACTGTATGAGATGAAATAAAGGCAAAGAAACAAGATTGCATGTTTTTGGAAATGCATTTCGGCTCCTGGGGCCAAAAAAAaaagtttaaaataaaaaaaaaacaagAATTTTTTTATTTGTGTACTTTGTCACATTTAAATGCTACCCGCAAAATTTGATACAAAAAGGTGCTTGTGGAAGAAAAACAAATCAAACACCAAAAGTTACCCCAAAATGTCAccccaaatttatttattttgtcgATGAAACACCACTGCTTCTTATCGCACGAAAGTTATCATGCATGTTTGTGACACTAATACAATCATCtacaaaaaaattcagaattttttgaaaacatTTAGTATTCTTCAACAAGATGTTTTCAGCTTTCTAGCGACACGAACTGAACTTCGATGAACAGATTATGCAAGGAAAGTTTGAAAAATCCTGTGGGCCATTAAAATTCTCTAGCACGTAATATTGAAAATCTGCATGTGTTATCATTCAAAATTCTGTAGTGAGAAGTCCTGGTGCTCAACAATCATTCGCAGCATGTTTGGCAGGTAACAGGAATGGACATGGAcattaagagcaactccaaccgatCCCTAAGATTAAGAAGAGTAAATGATCGAGTGAGTATCCCTCAGAGGAGTTATCGTTTCTAACTGATTAGCAAAACTTAATCGAGTGAATTTTTGCTTTTGCTAATTTGTTTCAATTTTACTTTACATATTACATTTCAACTACTACTCCTTTCATTTTTTAGAGGCCTTTTACGGTGGATATTTAATTTGGCTCCCAGGTCCAAATGAACCTGGAATCTGCATCCTCTATCCTTATATGGATTGTGGTACTTTTTTTGGGAGTCATCAACCAACACGACACTACTTTTCTTGACTCACATTATGCTGCAATTGGGTACCCACTTAATTTTTCTGCATATGGCTCAGAAAATGACTGAAGTTAAAACCTAGATTTTGCAGCATATATAATTGGGTTAATTGGATTCACGCCACTCCAATTTTCACCGGTTGGAGATACGCCATTACAAAAACTGAACTTGGACATATGCCACTATAACTTTTTCGTATCTCTATCCATGCCATTTCCTCCAATACAAAGCCATATACACCCTTTATACGTGCACACATACATACGTATACCTACCTGTGAAACAACAAGCCAGCTCACACAGATACATACACCGCTCGATGCAAAAAAAGGTACATACACCGCACACACCATATCGCAAACATTATCCACCCGACTCACACACACGAACCCTAGAACGCGGGCGACGGCGGCTGGAGGAGCGGGTGACGGCGACTTGCTCGACGCGGCCCGACCGGGAGGCGGGCGCCGCGGCTACTGGCTCGCGCTACTGCGGCAGGAGACGCTGGCGACGACGGCTTGAGACGCGGGCGGTGGCGTCTTGCTCGACGCGGCGAGGCCGAAGGAGGCAGGAGGCTGGCGCCGCGGCTACTGGCTCGCGCTACTGCGGCAGGAGACGCTGGCGACGACGGCTTGAGACGCGGGTGGTGGCGTCTTGCTCGACGCGGCGAGGCCGAAGGAGGCAGGAGGCGGGCGCCGCGGCTACTGGCTCGCGCTACTGCGACAGGAGACGCTGGCGACGATGGCTTGAGACGCGGGCGGTGGCGTCTTGCTCGACGCAGCGAGGCCGAAGAAGGCAGGAGGCGGGCGCCGCGGCTACTGGCTCGCGCTACTGCGGCAGGAGATGCTCGCGACGACGGCTTGAGACGCGGGCGGTGGCGTCTTGCTCGACGCGGCGAGGCCGAAGGAGGCAGGAGGCGGGCGCCGCGGCTGCTGGCTCACGTCGCTGTGGCTGGAGACGCGGGCTACAACAACTTGCTCGACGCGGCGAGATCAATGGAGTTCCCGAGCCCCACGTCGTACGAGTAAGTTCATGATGCCCGAACCTCATGCCCCAGCCCTTGTACTAAAAACGTGTTGACTGTTGACTAAAATTTGTAGGCTCAAGCCAACGAATTGGCCTTCATTTGTAGCATTAACGATGCTGATATTCAAACTTTTATAAAAAAATTGGCAAGTACGAATTTTGTGTTAAAATTAAAAATATCGAACTTTTTGCCGCATGGAAGGCCCCAACATGTTGCTGAAAGTTGGAAAGAGGGGTAGTATGGTAAATACTTCAGTACACGCTGTAATACATGTATTATTTGAACCTTTATTCTTTTAAATTGACAAAATGGCATGCATAGAGGTATAAGAAAGTAAGAGTGGCATATGTCGAAGTTCAGTTTTCGTAATGGCATATCTCCAACCTGTGAAAATTGGAGTGGCATATATCCAATTAACCCTATATAATTCGTTTTCCCCTACAAATGATACTACTTTTTAGAATTCTGTACAGAAGGCTGAACAATTCATCGATTGAAACACTGGGCGTCATGCCCGGTTAGCTATCTGCAGCCCAGCAGAAAAATCATCGATTGAAACATATTCCTTATTTGTCCATCCGCAGGCTTGAAGGTCTATTTTTCCCGCCGATTATGCAGACACCGGTGGCCCGCTGTCTACCCATCACTGTAATCTATCTTCCTCCATACCttcaccactagtagaaaaaaggtCTTTCGGCCGAGGACCGAAAGACCATTAATCCCGGTTCAAATCAAAACCGGGAtcaatgccaggcattggtcccggttcgagctgCCAGGGCCTAGCAGGGCAATAGCTTCGGTTCGGTTCgatgcattagtcccggttcgtgtaaaaaATTAGGACTAAAGATCCAACGACTTGCACGTGGTGTGTtgcggtggtggcaaccgttcgtatccccctttagtcttgGTTGATGGCTCaactcgggactaaaggtctgacacgtggcctgccgtagtggtgccaaccgttggtatccccctttagtcccggttggtgtctcaacccgggactaaaggcccaaacggtttgcatcccgcttcccAAAAGCACACCGAAGCAGAGtttgtcgccatttctctgttcttctcctctcttcttcccttctcttcttccaccatgccaactcgcttcggagaggtgctcacacatggcaagaccaagctcgatgtcgtgtacacgaacgagagcagggagttgCCACATTTTCTTAGACATTTAAAGGagtggcttgacgccgcagtggatcatgagaagttcttggggcttgatctggagtacacggccgatcaacgaggtgttgccttcatccaactatgttttaaacaccatgtcttgatcttccaatgggcgaggtatgttttgaggctttctttgatccaaggttttgaaaattgcatatatatagTGATTTTTTAGGTtctattggatagcaatatgcagtttctatatatgttccattggatagttaattgagggtttcttgatcaattcataggatatgaaaattgcataggatcgatagctatatgttacattttggaatcccataaagatcaatttctctttagttgtagtgaaacaattttatgcggcgttctttgatccaaggttatgaaaattgcatatagctagtgatctctctaggttccattggatagcaatatgatatgtcatagttatgaaaattgcatatagctagtgatctctctaggttccattggatagttatagTGATCTCtcaaggttccattggatagcaatatgcaattgatggggaacgtcgcatgggaaacaaaatttttcctacgcgcacgaagacctatcatggtgatgtccatctacgagaggggatgcgtgatctacgtacccttgtagaccgtacagcagaagcgttagtgaacgcggttgatgtagtggaacgtcctcacgtccctcgatccgccccgtgaactatcccgcgatcagtcccacgatctagtgccgaacggacggcacctccgcgttcagcacacgtacagctcgacgatgatctcggccttcttgatccagcaagagagacggagaggtagaagagttctccagcggcgtgacggcgctccggaggttggtgatgctctcgtctcagcagggctccgcccgagctccgcaaaaacgcgatctagaggtaaaaccgtggagatatgtggtcgggctgccgtggcaaagttgtctcaaaccagccctaaaaccccactatatataggagggagaggggggagccttgccttggggtccaagaacccccaaggggtcggccgagccaaggggggaaggattcccctcccaaaccgagtcctacttggtttggaaggtggagtccttcttccctttcccacctcctccttttttttccttttctctttgattttcttcccaatgcgcataggccccttttgggctgtcccaccagcccactaagggctggtgcggcacccccaacacctatgggcttccccggggtgggtggcccccccggtgaactcccggaacccattcgtcattcccggtacattcccggtaactccgaaaaccttcgggtaatcaaatgaggtcatcccgtatatcaatcttcgttcccggaccatttcggaaaccctcgtgacgttcgtgatctcatccgggactccgaacaacattccgtaaccaaccatataactcaaatacgcataaaacaacgtcgaaccttaagtgtgcagaccctgcgggttcgagcactatgtagacatgatccgagagactcctcggtcaatatgcaatagcgggacctggatgcccatattggatcctacatattctacgaagatcttatcgtttgaacctcagtggcaaggattcatattatcccgtatgtcattccctttgtccttcggtatgttacttgcccgagattcgatcatcagtatctgcatacctatttcaatctcgttcaccggcaagtctctttactcgttccgtaatacaagatcccgcaacttacactaagtcacattgcttgcaaggcttgtgtgtgatgttgtattaccgagtgggccccgagatacctc encodes:
- the LOC123406228 gene encoding uncharacterized protein LOC123406228, whose amino-acid sequence is MAMGAGSKQPRPLAIRWYTANRRSFTLVAWCLAALVVLIIFHLMITHKEEQTVRGLEEVEEEAFPVKLARSWRNPPAARRKWEHRTLPVVDEFLVESSAVHRTFFPEGKVAVDPVNGGSDRRHFYYPGRVWLDTDGKPIQAHGGGVMYDEKTETYFWYGENKDGKTYKVYTKGPDRIDIIGVSCYSSKDLWSWTNEGVVLHGEENNVLHDLHKSNVLERPKVIYNDRTGKYVMWMHIDDSNYTKSSIGVATSASPTGPFTYLYSKRPHNCESRDMTIFKDDDGKAYLIYSSKGNSELHIARLTDDYLDVTDNMQRILVAKYREAPALFKFGRTYYMITSGCTGWAPNTAKAHAATSIMGPWETLGNPFVGGNEIYRSTTFFSQGTFVLPVAGLPGLFIFMADRWKPSDLRDSRYVWLPLTVGGRPDEAADYSYMFPRWSKVSIYWHKMWRLPELSYRAT